TATAAATCAAAAAGATCAGCTGGATTTTTCTTCCGCATCTATGCCCCTAGAGATTGAAGGTATTATAAGGATACCAGAAAAATCATCTTTTTTTGTGCCTGATAATCAACCCTCAAAAAATGAATGGTATTGGATAGATATCAATGATTTGTCGCATTTTTTTAACATAAATCACTATGTTCCTTTTTATCTTGAATTGCTTCGCCCACAAATTTTTGAAAATATTTTACCCATTGGGGATAAACATCTTGATACATTACCCAACCATCATTTAAGCTATGCATTAACCTGGTATGGTCTTGCCTTAATCATGGTTTTTATTTTTGCGCGGTATACGATAAAAAATAAAGGAAAATAGATATGACAAAAGCTTCAGCCTATAATGTGTTGGAAGATTATTATCGCCAATATTATACGTTAAATGATTGTTTGGCTGTTTTATCTTGGGATATGGCCTCGATGATGCCCCAAGGTGGAATGGAATCAAGGGCTCAGCAAATGGCTTTGTTAAAGGTCATGGCCCATGACATTTTAATGCGCCCGGATATAGCTGATCTTTTTGACGCATCACTCTCAGATAAAACATTAAATGCCTTACAAAAATCCAATGTGCGTGAAATGCAACGGGTTTGGATTAACCAGACACTTATAGAAAAAAAATTGGTGGAAGCTTTATCCTTGGCTTGCAGCCGGTGTGAAGCAACATGGCGTGAAGCTAGGCAAAAATCTGATTTTCAAATGGTTCTCCCTTTTTTGCAAGAGGTACTTAATTTAACCCGCCAATCAGCGATGATGAAAGCAGAAAAATTGGGGTGTAGTTTTTATGATGCTTTATTGGATTATTATGAACCTGGAAGCAAATCTACAGATATAGATCCAATTTTTGATAATTACAGTAATTTTTTACCCGATTTTCTAGAACAAGTTTTAACCTTTCAGGCATCTTTACCTGCACCTTTACCTATTTCCGGTCCTTTTAAAGTATCAGATCAAAAAGATCTAGGTATAAAAATTATGAAATCTTTGGGATTTGATTTTAATCATGGACGATTGGATACAAGTATTCATCCTTTTTGTGGTGGGGTACCTGATGATGTGCGTTTAACTACCCGATATACAGAAGATGATTTTATGCCAGCTTTTATGGGTATTGTTCATGAAACAGGTCATGCTCTTTATGAACAACATTTACCTAAAGAATGGCGGTATCAGCCTGTGGGTATGGCCCGAAGTATGGGTATCCATGAAAGCCAATCTTTGTTTATGGAAAAGCAAATTGGTCATTCCAAAGCGTTCGCAAAATTTTTGGCCCCTTTATTTATGGATAGTTTTAAAAGAGAAGGTCCCGCCTATACACCTGATAATATTTATCGTCATTTAAACCAGGTCAAAGCAGATTTTATTCGTGTTAATGCGGATGAAGTAACCTATCCAGCCCATGTGATTTTGCGTTACAGACTAGAAAAGGCATTGATTAACCAAACTATGGAGTTGAAAGAATTACCTGATGCTTGGAACAAGGGCATGAAATCTTTATTAGGCGTTGTTCCACCTAATGATCAAATGGGGTGTTTACAAGATATTCATTGGTATGATGGAGCATGGGGATATTTTCCAACTTATACTTTGGGTGCGATGACGGCGGCCCAACTTTTTGCGGCCCTTAGTCATGACCATCCAACTATTGATCAAGAAATTGAACGCGGTAATTTTTCAACGATCAATACATGGCTTAATAAAAATATTCATCTCCATGGGTCGTCTTTGGAAATATCAAACTTACTGGTACGGGCAACAGGCAAGCCCTTGGACCCCGACATCTTTAAAAATCATTTAAAACGTCGTTATTTATCGAATTAATTATGGATTTGTTGGGTTGGAATAAAAGCGATTTAAAATAGTGGCTTGATATTTTTGTTGATTGGGAAGTTTAACTTCAATCTGGTCTGGTTCTGGTTTCGATGTAAGAGGGGGCGTGGTTAAATTAATTTGTCCGGGATTGGGTTGGTCTAGGGTAATTTGCCAATAATGGTCGGGCCATTTTACATCAATAACATTAAGGTCAGAGAAAGATAATTCAGGATCATTTTCCTCAGGGACCTCCGGTAATTCATAACGCTCCACTTCAAAAGGATCCAGGGGGGATTTTCGTTTTAAAATAATTAAACTATATCCTTTCCAGGTTGCTTCAATAGAAGCAATTTTATTACCCTCCTTATCCCAACTGGGTCCTGCAATGATAAATCTTTCACCTGCTTGCTGATCTAAGGGTGGATAGGTTAATCCTTCAATACCGTGATTTAAAATGGTAATTGATTCTTGGGCGACAACACTATTGGCTTCTGCATTATCTTCAGGAAGGGGGGATACGAGATCTTGAACAGTGCATGCAAGAAGAGATAAATCAGCATTAGGGGAACAATTTGAACTTTCTGCTGTCATGATAATTTGGGTATTTTCTATTTTATCATCTTGGGGAAGTGATAAAAGAGTATATAGACCACCTTGGGGACCCAAATATCCCACATAGGAAAGTAAAGTTTCATTAAGCCATTCTAATCCTTCGGCTGCTGTACCGGAACGTTCCCCAATAGTAATTGCAGCGGTTACATGAAGCAAATCGTCTGTAAGGTAAATTGTACCTGGGTGATTACAAGGAACCAACGCGATTTTGTTAC
The Alphaproteobacteria bacterium genome window above contains:
- a CDS encoding SURF1 family protein, whose translation is MIKSLLKYKTGPNFITLILFVILMGLGTWQLYRLSWKEKLIADIDQRLHAAPINFSNNLGMADQFKRAEVKGIFDLTKTVYILSKTWEGKNGYWVVSAFYPDNSNQTLWINQGWLDINQKDQLDFSSASMPLEIEGIIRIPEKSSFFVPDNQPSKNEWYWIDINDLSHFFNINHYVPFYLELLRPQIFENILPIGDKHLDTLPNHHLSYALTWYGLALIMVFIFARYTIKNKGK
- a CDS encoding carboxypeptidase M32 encodes the protein MTKASAYNVLEDYYRQYYTLNDCLAVLSWDMASMMPQGGMESRAQQMALLKVMAHDILMRPDIADLFDASLSDKTLNALQKSNVREMQRVWINQTLIEKKLVEALSLACSRCEATWREARQKSDFQMVLPFLQEVLNLTRQSAMMKAEKLGCSFYDALLDYYEPGSKSTDIDPIFDNYSNFLPDFLEQVLTFQASLPAPLPISGPFKVSDQKDLGIKIMKSLGFDFNHGRLDTSIHPFCGGVPDDVRLTTRYTEDDFMPAFMGIVHETGHALYEQHLPKEWRYQPVGMARSMGIHESQSLFMEKQIGHSKAFAKFLAPLFMDSFKREGPAYTPDNIYRHLNQVKADFIRVNADEVTYPAHVILRYRLEKALINQTMELKELPDAWNKGMKSLLGVVPPNDQMGCLQDIHWYDGAWGYFPTYTLGAMTAAQLFAALSHDHPTIDQEIERGNFSTINTWLNKNIHLHGSSLEISNLLVRATGKPLDPDIFKNHLKRRYLSN